In the genome of Olsenella profusa DSM 13989, one region contains:
- a CDS encoding phosphoribosylanthranilate isomerase, protein MLGRRATSIITHDILYSGEPFTRVKLSGLFCEEDVRAVNEARPDLCGFVVDWPSSHRHVGLGKLRGLVHRLDPTIPAVGVFCNQPLGMVAELADEVLDVVELQGDEDNAYITFLTELADVPIIQTIHVHDASDIERANDSRADIVMLNSSWGSSRPFDWLLVGGLARPYILSGGLNERNVGAAIARLHPWGVNIDSGIESDRLNDPDKIRDVVAAVRATDGR, encoded by the coding sequence ATGCTGGGACGTAGGGCCACCTCCATCATCACGCACGATATCCTCTACAGCGGGGAGCCGTTCACGCGCGTCAAGCTGAGTGGCCTGTTCTGCGAGGAGGATGTCCGTGCCGTCAACGAGGCGCGTCCCGACCTCTGTGGCTTTGTGGTCGACTGGCCCAGCTCGCACAGGCATGTGGGCCTCGGCAAGCTGCGGGGCCTCGTTCACAGGCTCGATCCCACCATCCCTGCCGTGGGGGTCTTCTGTAACCAGCCCCTAGGCATGGTGGCCGAGCTGGCGGACGAGGTGCTTGATGTGGTGGAGCTGCAGGGCGATGAGGACAACGCCTACATCACGTTCCTCACCGAGCTGGCGGACGTGCCCATCATCCAGACCATCCACGTGCACGATGCCTCCGACATAGAGCGTGCCAACGACAGCCGCGCCGACATCGTGATGCTCAACAGCTCCTGGGGCAGCTCGCGGCCCTTCGACTGGTTGCTTGTCGGAGGCCTGGCGCGTCCCTACATCCTTTCGGGCGGCCTGAACGAGCGGAACGTGGGTGCCGCGATAGCACGCCTGCATCCCTGGGGCGTCAACATCGATTCCGGCATCGAGTCGGACCGGCTCAACGACCCGGACAAGATTCGCGATGTGGTCGCTGCCGTCCGTGCGACGGATGGCAGGTAG
- a CDS encoding GAF domain-containing protein, translated as MAEVDYGLLARQVEALAEGEGHWLPLLANTAALLWDALPDINWVGFYLHACNGPTDELVLGPFQGRIACTHIALGAGVCGTAAARDVTQLVPNVHEFPGHIACDSASSAEVVVPLHDAHGQVAAVLDLDSPTRERFDEEDAQGLELVGHAIERAVDLAGPALA; from the coding sequence ATGGCAGAGGTGGACTACGGGCTGCTGGCCAGACAGGTGGAGGCCCTCGCCGAGGGTGAGGGCCACTGGCTGCCCCTGCTCGCAAACACGGCCGCACTCCTGTGGGACGCGCTCCCCGACATCAACTGGGTAGGGTTCTACCTGCATGCATGCAACGGCCCGACAGACGAGCTGGTGCTGGGCCCCTTCCAGGGACGGATCGCCTGCACGCACATCGCCCTGGGCGCAGGCGTCTGTGGCACCGCGGCCGCGCGGGACGTCACCCAGCTCGTACCCAACGTGCACGAGTTTCCCGGTCACATAGCCTGTGACAGCGCCTCAAGCGCCGAGGTCGTCGTACCCCTGCACGACGCGCACGGCCAGGTGGCGGCCGTGCTCGACCTCGACTCCCCCACTAGGGAACGCTTCGACGAGGAGGACGCCCAGGGCCTCGAGCTTGTGGGTCACGCCATCGAGCGCGCCGTCGACCTCGCGGGGCCGGCGTTGGCATAG
- the asnS gene encoding asparagine--tRNA ligase, whose amino-acid sequence MDRTRIATLFADADELGDATVTVAGWVRSVRDMKNFGFVMLNDGSCFKDLQVVMNRETVANYDEVAALTVGSALVVRGALALTPERPQPFELQAMSIEVEGAADPSYPMQKKRQSREFLRTQQHLRSRTNLFRAVFRVRSVAALAIHRFFQERGFVYVNTPIITASDAEGAGEMFRVTTLDVDDPPRTDEGGVDWSQDFFGRATNLTVSGQLQAESFALSFGDVYTFGPTFRAEDSNTRRHAAEFWMLEPEMAFCDLAQDMDVAEEMLKDVIARVMEACPDELAMLNRFVDKGLLERLGHVATSDFARVSYTDAIRILEDAQVAGQTFEYPVSWGVDLQTEHERYLTERHFKRPTFVTDYPAAIKAFYMRMNDDGRTVAAADCLVPGIGEIIGGSQREERFDMLERRIAELGMDSRQYRYYLDLRRYGTCRHAGFGLGFERLVMYLTGMDNIRDVIPHPRTVGNAEF is encoded by the coding sequence ATGGACCGCACGAGGATAGCGACGCTCTTTGCGGACGCGGACGAGCTGGGTGACGCCACCGTCACGGTGGCGGGCTGGGTCCGTTCCGTCCGCGACATGAAGAACTTCGGCTTCGTCATGCTCAACGACGGAAGCTGCTTCAAGGACCTGCAGGTGGTCATGAACCGCGAGACGGTCGCCAACTACGACGAGGTGGCCGCCCTCACCGTGGGCTCCGCCCTCGTCGTGCGCGGCGCCCTCGCCCTCACCCCCGAACGGCCCCAGCCCTTCGAGCTGCAGGCCATGTCCATCGAGGTGGAGGGTGCGGCCGATCCCAGCTATCCCATGCAGAAGAAGCGTCAGAGCCGCGAGTTCCTGCGCACCCAGCAGCACCTGCGCAGTCGCACCAACCTCTTCCGGGCGGTGTTCCGCGTGCGCAGCGTGGCGGCCCTCGCCATCCACCGGTTCTTCCAGGAGCGCGGCTTCGTCTACGTCAACACGCCCATCATCACGGCATCCGACGCCGAGGGTGCGGGCGAGATGTTCCGTGTGACCACGCTCGACGTGGACGATCCGCCCCGCACGGACGAGGGCGGCGTCGACTGGAGCCAGGACTTCTTTGGCAGGGCGACCAACCTCACGGTCTCTGGCCAGCTCCAGGCCGAAAGCTTTGCCCTGAGCTTTGGCGACGTCTACACCTTTGGCCCCACCTTCCGTGCGGAGGACTCCAACACCCGCCGTCATGCCGCCGAGTTCTGGATGTTGGAGCCCGAGATGGCCTTCTGCGACCTCGCCCAGGACATGGACGTGGCCGAGGAGATGCTCAAGGATGTCATCGCCCGCGTGATGGAAGCCTGTCCCGACGAGCTGGCCATGCTCAACAGGTTCGTGGACAAGGGGCTGCTTGAGCGCCTGGGGCACGTGGCGACGAGCGACTTCGCGCGCGTGAGCTACACGGATGCCATCAGGATCCTGGAGGACGCCCAGGTGGCTGGCCAGACGTTCGAGTACCCCGTGAGCTGGGGTGTGGACCTGCAGACCGAGCACGAGCGCTACCTCACCGAGCGGCATTTCAAGAGGCCCACGTTCGTGACGGACTATCCTGCGGCCATCAAGGCCTTCTACATGCGCATGAACGACGACGGCAGGACCGTGGCCGCCGCGGACTGCCTGGTGCCGGGTATCGGCGAGATCATCGGCGGCTCCCAGCGCGAGGAGCGCTTCGACATGCTCGAGCGGCGCATCGCGGAGCTGGGCATGGACTCCCGCCAGTACAGGTACTACCTCGACCTGCGTCGCTACGGCACATGTCGCCATGCGGGCTTCGGATTGGGTTTCGAGCGCCTCGTGATGTACCTCACGGGCATGGACAACATCCGCGATGTCATCCCGCACCCGCGCACCGTGGGCAATGCGGAATTCTAG
- a CDS encoding Fur family transcriptional regulator has product MAKAIRHSRQRDMIYEYLCGTREHPSVETIYSDLKKSCESLSLATVYRNLRILQGLGQVRAVAIVNGTERFESIYREEHAHFACAECGRVFDIPDVLPDTTRIATRCPDIGRIDHTTLTLRGVCADCLAKQG; this is encoded by the coding sequence ATGGCCAAGGCGATTCGACATTCGCGCCAGCGCGACATGATCTATGAGTACCTCTGCGGCACCCGGGAGCATCCCAGCGTCGAGACCATCTACTCCGACCTCAAGAAGTCCTGCGAGAGCCTGAGCCTCGCCACGGTCTACCGCAACCTCAGGATCCTCCAGGGGCTTGGACAGGTGCGTGCCGTCGCAATCGTCAACGGCACCGAGCGCTTCGAGTCCATCTACCGCGAGGAGCACGCGCACTTTGCCTGCGCCGAGTGTGGGCGCGTGTTTGACATACCGGACGTCCTGCCCGACACGACACGCATCGCCACACGGTGCCCAGACATCGGCCGCATCGACCACACCACCCTCACGCTGCGTGGCGTCTGCGCGGACTGCCTTGCCAAGCAAGGCTAG
- a CDS encoding ATP-binding protein: MGVIPELVRARLAEQLPTVVERDDIMEALMPPARFNRVHIITGMRRSGKTFYLFQHMGRLIAQGAPRSSLFYFDFSDDRLPQGGHVMDEVLDEYWRQVPTARTDGAYLFLDEVQDCEGWQGFCRRVAEDEKVTLVVTGSSSKVSSSEIATAFRGRSHTHEMLPLSFSEFLRFHEEQLPASFHTSAFVGAAPGAYSPAKRTALEALFDRYLTMGGFPAVQDDTPSARIEVLQGYVRDVVARDVAERLPRAPVPLAYQMALLILRTTARELSVNGICTTLRDAGYKVGWERAQELCRLFRQAYLYFELWEYTRQPLSNSTNPPKGYAVDPGLAYAVSRASQEDIGLRLETAVYLELRRRMAGRRTDAVSSYTDPGPQRQKVDFIVGEAFAGEATTTPYALYQVPLSLEAERTRRRELDSLDAAMARTGLDEGTLITLRASDTVNMPHGTVRVVPAWQWFLDRG; the protein is encoded by the coding sequence ATGGGTGTTATCCCAGAGCTGGTCCGTGCACGCCTTGCTGAGCAGCTTCCCACCGTTGTCGAGCGCGATGACATCATGGAGGCGCTCATGCCGCCTGCGCGCTTCAATCGCGTGCACATCATCACGGGAATGCGGCGGAGCGGAAAGACGTTTTACCTGTTTCAGCACATGGGCAGGCTCATAGCGCAGGGCGCGCCGCGGAGCAGCCTGTTCTACTTTGACTTTTCGGACGACCGACTTCCCCAAGGTGGGCACGTGATGGATGAGGTGCTCGACGAGTACTGGCGTCAGGTGCCCACCGCACGAACGGATGGGGCGTACCTGTTTCTGGATGAGGTGCAGGACTGTGAGGGATGGCAGGGGTTCTGTAGGAGGGTAGCCGAAGACGAGAAGGTCACCCTCGTGGTAACGGGCTCATCGTCAAAGGTGTCCTCTAGCGAAATTGCGACCGCGTTCCGCGGGAGATCCCATACGCATGAGATGCTTCCCCTGTCCTTTTCCGAGTTCCTCCGCTTTCACGAGGAGCAGCTCCCAGCTTCCTTCCATACGAGCGCGTTCGTTGGCGCCGCTCCCGGCGCATACTCACCCGCCAAGCGCACGGCACTCGAAGCCCTCTTCGACCGCTACCTTACGATGGGTGGGTTCCCCGCCGTGCAAGACGATACGCCATCTGCGCGTATCGAGGTCCTGCAGGGATACGTCAGGGATGTGGTCGCTCGTGACGTTGCCGAGCGCCTCCCGCGTGCGCCCGTTCCCCTCGCCTATCAGATGGCACTGCTCATCCTGCGCACCACGGCGCGGGAGCTCTCGGTCAACGGCATCTGCACGACGCTACGCGACGCGGGCTACAAGGTCGGATGGGAGCGCGCGCAAGAGCTCTGCAGGCTCTTTCGGCAGGCCTACCTCTACTTCGAACTTTGGGAGTACACGCGCCAGCCCCTCTCGAACAGCACCAATCCACCAAAAGGCTATGCCGTGGACCCTGGACTTGCCTATGCCGTATCGCGCGCAAGTCAGGAGGACATCGGACTTCGGCTCGAAACGGCAGTGTACCTAGAGCTGCGACGCAGGATGGCAGGCAGGCGCACCGACGCCGTCTCCTCGTATACCGACCCTGGCCCTCAGCGCCAGAAGGTCGACTTCATCGTGGGCGAGGCGTTCGCGGGAGAGGCGACGACAACGCCCTATGCGCTCTACCAGGTGCCCCTGTCACTCGAGGCCGAAAGGACCAGGAGGCGGGAACTCGATTCCCTCGATGCCGCCATGGCGAGAACGGGTCTGGACGAGGGAACGCTCATCACGCTGCGCGCAAGCGACACGGTGAACATGCCCCACGGAACCGTGCGGGTAGTGCCTGCCTGGCAGTGGTTCCTCGATCGAGGGTAG
- a CDS encoding NAD(+) diphosphatase, which produces MIQDIGFHRFDNSFRVTTPTARSYVLAFRGNEALMRLDEDGTLALPRLADWGTPPHDLLCRYLLAIDDQPFFLVEREPAPACEGFSFEPIYALRQAEPRWLAFAGETAYQLHGWYRDNRYCGRCGAELGHVPTSRELACASCGNVVYPRINPAVIVGVTNGDAILLTRYAQGRRKPALVAGFAEFGETLEGTVHREVGEEVGLTVTNLRYYKSQPWSFTNTLLSGFFCDVTGDPTIHVDHDELSWGEWVHRGDLLAELGGRYDTSSLTNEMIVLFARGKEPRA; this is translated from the coding sequence GTGATTCAAGACATCGGCTTCCATCGCTTTGACAACTCGTTTCGCGTGACCACACCCACGGCACGTAGCTACGTGCTTGCCTTCCGTGGCAACGAGGCGCTCATGCGCCTTGACGAGGATGGCACGCTCGCGCTGCCGCGGCTTGCCGACTGGGGGACGCCTCCGCACGACCTTTTGTGTCGCTACCTCCTTGCCATAGACGACCAACCCTTCTTTCTGGTGGAGCGCGAGCCTGCCCCAGCGTGCGAGGGGTTCTCCTTTGAGCCCATCTACGCGCTCCGTCAGGCGGAGCCGCGCTGGCTGGCCTTCGCCGGTGAGACGGCCTATCAGCTCCATGGCTGGTATCGCGATAACCGCTACTGTGGGCGCTGCGGCGCCGAGCTGGGCCATGTGCCCACGAGCCGCGAGCTCGCCTGCGCCTCCTGCGGCAACGTCGTCTACCCCCGCATAAACCCCGCCGTCATCGTGGGCGTGACCAACGGTGATGCCATCCTGCTCACGCGCTATGCGCAGGGTCGCCGCAAGCCTGCCCTCGTGGCGGGCTTCGCGGAGTTCGGCGAGACGCTGGAGGGCACCGTCCACCGGGAGGTGGGGGAGGAGGTCGGTCTTACCGTCACCAACCTGCGTTACTACAAGAGCCAACCCTGGTCGTTCACGAACACCCTGCTCTCGGGCTTCTTCTGCGATGTGACAGGTGACCCCACCATCCACGTCGACCATGACGAGCTCTCCTGGGGGGAGTGGGTGCATCGTGGCGACCTGCTCGCCGAGCTGGGCGGGCGCTATGATACGTCCAGCCTCACCAACGAGATGATCGTGCTGTTCGCCCGGGGCAAGGAGCCCAGGGCGTAG
- a CDS encoding NAD-dependent epimerase/dehydratase family protein translates to MVWGDLDDRAALVACLKGCDLVLHMAAFVSPAADYHPATAMQVNFGGTRNLVETVRELGQADATALVYIGTVAEMGDRMPPIHWGRVGDPIKPSMFDYYAVSKVAAERYVIESGLRRWVSLRQTGIIGPAMARVRDAIQFHNCLDNVLEYVSDRDSGTMMAHLASYDAAGSLPGAFWCHVYNVGGGEPCRVSTCQMYQAIYGEMGFGSLDFVVNPKHYAIRNFHGQYYLDSNSLEGYLHFRSDSMRYFYDAYLARLGAGKGLSRALCGLPGGQRLMGALIKDSFGRLLGSDHGTRHFINHNMEDHIDAFWGSRAAWETLPHKVSEMDHFTDWGTVVHIDHGYDENKPEGELALEDMRGAAKFRGGACLSEVMEKGDWSGRLRFRCAFGHEFEASPRLVLEGGHWCPICERTSWNYGARAKVDPFFAQVWDPLHAPDEMREYPKVVSELDV, encoded by the coding sequence ATCGTCTGGGGAGACCTCGACGACCGCGCTGCGCTCGTGGCCTGCCTTAAGGGCTGCGACCTCGTGCTGCACATGGCGGCGTTCGTCTCGCCGGCCGCGGACTACCATCCCGCAACCGCCATGCAGGTCAACTTTGGCGGCACGCGCAACCTCGTGGAGACCGTGAGGGAGCTCGGGCAGGCGGACGCCACCGCCCTTGTCTATATTGGCACGGTGGCCGAGATGGGCGACCGCATGCCGCCCATCCACTGGGGGCGCGTGGGCGATCCCATCAAGCCGAGCATGTTTGACTACTACGCCGTCTCGAAGGTCGCCGCGGAGCGGTACGTGATCGAGTCGGGCCTCCGGCGCTGGGTCAGCCTGCGCCAAACGGGCATCATCGGTCCCGCCATGGCCAGGGTCCGCGACGCCATCCAGTTTCACAACTGCCTCGACAACGTGCTCGAGTACGTCTCAGACCGCGACTCGGGCACGATGATGGCCCACCTGGCCTCCTATGACGCTGCGGGGAGCCTACCCGGCGCGTTCTGGTGTCACGTCTACAACGTTGGCGGCGGCGAGCCATGCCGCGTGAGCACTTGCCAGATGTACCAGGCGATATACGGGGAGATGGGCTTCGGAAGCCTCGATTTCGTGGTCAACCCCAAGCACTACGCCATCCGCAACTTCCACGGCCAGTACTACCTGGACTCCAACAGCCTCGAGGGCTATCTGCACTTTCGCTCCGACAGCATGCGGTACTTCTATGATGCCTACCTTGCCAGACTGGGTGCGGGCAAGGGCCTTTCCAGGGCGCTCTGCGGGCTTCCAGGCGGTCAGAGACTCATGGGCGCCCTCATCAAGGACAGCTTTGGGAGGCTCCTCGGCTCCGACCATGGCACCCGCCACTTCATCAACCACAACATGGAGGACCACATCGACGCCTTCTGGGGCAGTCGAGCCGCCTGGGAGACGCTTCCCCACAAGGTCAGCGAGATGGACCACTTCACGGACTGGGGTACGGTCGTGCACATTGACCATGGCTACGACGAGAACAAGCCCGAGGGCGAGCTCGCGCTCGAGGATATGCGTGGAGCTGCGAAATTCCGTGGGGGCGCCTGCCTTTCCGAGGTAATGGAGAAGGGCGACTGGAGTGGCAGGCTGCGCTTCCGCTGCGCCTTTGGCCACGAGTTCGAGGCGAGCCCGCGCCTGGTGCTGGAGGGTGGGCACTGGTGTCCCATATGCGAGCGCACAAGCTGGAACTACGGCGCCCGCGCCAAGGTGGACCCCTTCTTCGCCCAGGTGTGGGATCCGCTGCATGCGCCCGACGAGATGCGCGAGTACCCCAAGGTCGTGAGCGAGCTCGACGTGTGA